In Pectinophora gossypiella chromosome 1, ilPecGoss1.1, whole genome shotgun sequence, one genomic interval encodes:
- the LOC126367418 gene encoding uncharacterized protein LOC126367418 — translation MSEPRRSADTDAAGGSADGRFFECEQRTSGEVNRVGVRVPPFYPQKPSLWFAQLESQFVLANITTESTKFHYTLGSLDPLYAAEVEDIVADPDMTNKYTRLKTELIKRLSASREKKVMQLLTREELGDRKPSQFLRHLKQLAGPEVPEGFMRTIWASRLPTSVQSIIASQVKKPLDEVAELADTIIDVVQPTPQVASTSRASTSDDSSASMSGQIAELTRLVCSLQTKVDRLSRPSDRSSSRSRNRRRSSSTRSQSNYRKHPVCFYHNKYGPKAHRCVKPCDYAGNDRGSR, via the coding sequence ATGAGTGAACCGAGGAGGAGTGCAGATACCGACGCTGCAGGAGGCAGCGCTGATGGCAGATTTTTTGAGTGTGAGCAGCGGACGTCGGGCGAAGTTAACCGCGTCGGAGTGCGCGTACCGCCCTTCTACCCGCAAAAACCGAGCTTATGGTTTGCGCAGCTAGAGAGCCAGTTCGTGCTGGCAAATATCACCACGGAGTCGACCAAATTCCACTACACATTAGGTAGTCTCGACCCGTTATATGCTGCAGAGGTCGAGGACATAGTGGCTGATCCAGATATGACCAACAAATATACCCGTCTTAAGACGGAATTAATTAAGCGTCTTTCGGCATCCCGGGAGAAGAAGGTCATGCAGCTATTGACCCGCGAGGAGTTAGGGGATAGAAAACCTTCCCAGTTCCTGCGACATCTCAAACAGCTTGCTGGACCTGAGGTTCCCGAGGGATTCATGCGGACCATCTGGGCTAGTCGACTTCCCACCAGCGTGCAGTCGATTATAGCATCGCAGGTAAAGAAGCCGTTGGACGAGGTAGCCGAATTAGCGGACACTATCATCGACGTCGTGCAACCTACCCCGCAAGTAGCATCAACATCGCGAGCCAGTACATCGGATGACTCGTCCGCCTCGATGAGCGGCCAGATAGCGGAGCTTACGCGTCTCGTCTGTTCATTACAGACGAAGGTAGACCGTTTATCGCGTCCCAGTGATAGATCCAGTAGCCGTAGCCGGAATCGCAGGCGTTCGTCATCAACCCGGTCGCAGTCCAACTACAGGAAGCATCCGGTCTGCTTCTATCACAACAAGTACGGGCCGAAGGCGCATAGGTGTGTGAAGCCCTGTGACTACGCGGGAAACGACCGAGGCAGTCGATAA